The following are from one region of the Ruficoccus sp. ZRK36 genome:
- a CDS encoding alpha/beta hydrolase: MDLPPPPPPPPADYDVRYSDNYERSLLDIWLPESDEPTPVFIFFHGGGFKRGDKNGGIGKTRLSLMMDRGVAVVSVEYPVIGDAHQETGETIPDLDHRGYVPIAQEAELAVDFLIEHAAEYNIDPEQIVLCGSSAGALIVEYLSYGTDLPIAACLAIAQPYRFDEYEDLFHGRPIPLTLFSHADYEDIVHHPRYTELMAERCRELGIPVTVFGDSNNDLPKLPAGTDLFVYVYDQLMAAPAGQ, from the coding sequence ATGGACCTTCCTCCTCCGCCCCCTCCTCCTCCCGCCGATTACGACGTCCGCTACAGCGATAACTACGAGCGCTCGCTCCTCGATATCTGGCTGCCCGAGTCCGACGAGCCGACGCCGGTTTTCATCTTTTTCCATGGAGGCGGATTTAAGCGTGGTGATAAGAACGGCGGTATCGGGAAGACACGTCTGTCGTTGATGATGGACCGGGGCGTCGCCGTGGTCAGCGTCGAGTACCCCGTGATCGGAGACGCCCATCAGGAGACCGGGGAAACGATTCCCGATCTGGACCACCGGGGTTACGTTCCCATCGCGCAGGAGGCTGAGCTGGCCGTCGATTTTCTCATCGAGCATGCGGCCGAGTACAATATCGACCCGGAGCAGATCGTCCTGTGTGGCAGCTCGGCGGGCGCTCTTATCGTCGAGTATCTCAGCTACGGCACGGACCTGCCCATCGCCGCGTGCCTGGCCATCGCTCAGCCCTACCGCTTTGACGAGTACGAGGATCTTTTCCACGGGAGACCGATCCCGCTGACCCTTTTCAGTCACGCCGACTATGAGGATATTGTTCACCATCCCCGCTACACGGAGTTGATGGCCGAACGCTGCCGTGAGCTGGGAATACCCGTCACTGTGTTTGGTGACAGCAATAACGACCTGCCGAAGCTCCCCGCCGGTACGGATCTGTTTGTGTATGTCTACGATCAACTGATGGCGGCCCCGGCCGGCCAGTAA
- the smc gene encoding chromosome segregation protein SMC: MYLRELVINGFKSFADRTRVQLDKGVTCIVGPNGCGKSNIVDAIRWVLGEQSAKAMRGTKMLDVIFQGTDRRKPLPSCEVSLIFSDCEAELGTRFNEVEITRRVDREGGGDYFINGKRCRLKDIQNLFMDTGVGRASYSFMMQGQIDQILSSNPQERRTIFEEAAGITRYKAQRKEALNKLALVDQNLSRVTDVIEEVGRQIGSLKRQASKALRYQRIKHRLTHLDLAWNTFQYARRKGAVADVEKKAEQLRSEVSRLSAHLSEAELGLETQRAERTELFAALQEAQQAVSDLRSQMENAANQADFAEVRIGDVSKRIEEIETELVGLEQQRSSLDEKAASTEQDKQMALDLMGNSDEAFRERNEAFQGLLANLRNSENSLEELKRDLLIKEGSLTRLRSQCTTLEVDLKTFQVKHGDLSDGVYQTREQGEVLAARRDETARVLEERERQAEEAAASVSQAQEDVQRLRGEFRELQKEIQEMDRTVARQSAKLTTLEDLQKRFEGFSAGAKAILQGKLDEVVARDQFHPLTALLDINEGYAGGIETLLGGSADAIVLRDKSRASEVMAALEERKLGRVCLQVAAPASGTANEGLPEWLVPAHTVARGRDDSAKELVSNFLEGCYLCESLGQFLDFWAERPDFNFTLVATQTGELIDRRGLVFGGGPRKGQQEQSFIQRVALIKQLRTQITEDNEKLTQLNERAMQLQSDMDAADQAVEENRQRENEMRQELSSLKAELRAVESSINENQHALNRQQKQLEELEANREDAEKRLEEGRASLDGAEAALNEQREKISATESGLQHMRTERDAHQEGLAEVRLELAEKRQRLELLDRGLTEARSQARELEERLLRRRQEADTLRSQVEELETNSETQRARATEIEKTLSVTSETLAGKREALNTVEAAIREYENELGGERTELREKETALNGCEVKLAEERSQTNFLADKVMTEYERDIQYIDWKKELWSADEKFETRIKLDDIDEDEGLVAKSKGERGEPTAEDFAAMDDTDWSSVEDEIRDLRNRIHSLGAVNLVAIEEYAELKERYDFLNSQSEDLWKSKEELLKAIDEINTTSQQMFSETFEQIRKNFKFTFEKLFGGGLADLALIEAEDILDSGIEITARPPGTKLKTLSLLSGGQRTMTAVGLLFAIYMVKPSPFAVLDELDAPLDDANIGRFVGILKQFTKYSQFLVVTHSKRTVSAANSIYGVTMQERGVTRLVSMRFNSETDEAIEVEEAGAGI, from the coding sequence ATGTATCTCCGCGAACTCGTTATCAACGGCTTTAAAAGCTTTGCCGACCGCACGCGCGTCCAGCTGGACAAGGGTGTGACCTGTATTGTCGGGCCTAACGGCTGCGGCAAGAGCAACATCGTGGACGCGATCCGTTGGGTGCTCGGCGAGCAGTCCGCCAAGGCCATGCGCGGGACCAAGATGCTGGACGTGATTTTCCAGGGGACCGACCGGCGTAAGCCGCTGCCTTCCTGCGAGGTGTCGCTCATCTTCTCGGACTGTGAGGCCGAGCTGGGGACGCGCTTTAATGAGGTGGAAATCACCCGTCGCGTGGACCGTGAGGGTGGGGGCGACTACTTCATCAATGGCAAGCGCTGCCGCCTGAAGGACATTCAGAACCTGTTCATGGACACCGGGGTTGGCCGTGCCAGCTACTCGTTTATGATGCAGGGGCAGATCGACCAGATCCTTTCCTCGAACCCGCAGGAGCGCCGCACGATCTTTGAAGAGGCCGCCGGGATCACCCGCTACAAGGCCCAGCGCAAGGAGGCTCTGAACAAGCTCGCGCTGGTCGACCAGAACCTTTCGCGCGTCACCGACGTGATCGAGGAGGTGGGCCGCCAGATCGGCTCCCTCAAGCGCCAGGCCAGTAAGGCCCTGCGCTACCAGCGTATCAAGCACCGCCTGACGCACCTCGACCTGGCCTGGAACACCTTCCAGTACGCTCGCCGTAAGGGCGCGGTCGCCGATGTGGAGAAAAAGGCCGAGCAGCTGCGCTCCGAGGTCAGCCGCCTTTCTGCCCATCTGTCCGAGGCCGAGCTGGGGCTGGAAACCCAGCGTGCCGAGCGCACCGAACTCTTTGCCGCCCTGCAGGAGGCCCAGCAGGCCGTCTCCGACCTGCGCTCGCAGATGGAGAACGCCGCCAACCAGGCCGACTTTGCCGAGGTGCGTATCGGGGATGTCTCCAAGCGCATCGAGGAGATCGAGACCGAGCTGGTGGGCCTGGAGCAGCAGCGCTCCTCGCTCGACGAGAAGGCCGCCTCCACCGAGCAGGACAAACAGATGGCGCTCGACCTCATGGGCAACTCCGACGAGGCCTTTCGCGAGCGTAACGAAGCTTTTCAGGGCCTGCTGGCCAACCTGCGTAACTCCGAAAACTCGCTGGAGGAACTCAAGCGCGACCTCTTGATCAAGGAGGGCTCGCTCACCCGTCTGCGCTCCCAGTGCACGACGCTGGAGGTGGATTTGAAGACCTTTCAGGTCAAGCACGGGGACCTCAGCGACGGCGTCTACCAGACCCGTGAGCAGGGAGAGGTGCTGGCTGCCCGGCGTGATGAGACCGCCCGTGTCCTGGAGGAGCGTGAGCGCCAGGCCGAGGAGGCTGCCGCATCCGTCAGCCAGGCTCAGGAGGATGTCCAGCGCCTGCGCGGCGAGTTCCGTGAGCTGCAAAAGGAGATCCAGGAAATGGACCGCACGGTCGCCCGCCAGAGCGCGAAGCTGACCACGCTGGAAGACCTCCAGAAGCGCTTCGAGGGCTTCTCTGCCGGGGCCAAGGCCATTCTTCAGGGCAAGCTCGACGAAGTCGTTGCCCGCGATCAATTTCACCCGCTGACGGCCTTGCTCGACATCAACGAGGGATACGCTGGGGGGATTGAAACCCTGCTGGGCGGCTCTGCTGACGCCATCGTCCTGCGGGACAAGTCCCGCGCTTCCGAGGTCATGGCCGCGCTGGAAGAGCGCAAGCTCGGGCGCGTCTGCCTGCAGGTTGCAGCTCCCGCCTCGGGTACCGCCAACGAGGGCCTGCCGGAGTGGCTCGTGCCCGCACACACGGTGGCCCGTGGCCGCGATGATTCCGCCAAGGAGCTGGTCAGTAATTTCCTCGAAGGCTGCTACCTGTGCGAGAGCCTGGGGCAGTTTCTCGACTTCTGGGCCGAGCGGCCGGACTTTAACTTTACGCTCGTGGCCACTCAGACCGGCGAGTTGATCGACCGCCGGGGTCTGGTCTTCGGTGGCGGCCCCCGCAAGGGCCAGCAGGAGCAGAGCTTTATCCAGCGCGTGGCGCTCATTAAGCAGCTGCGTACGCAGATTACCGAGGACAACGAAAAGCTGACTCAGCTCAACGAGCGGGCGATGCAACTGCAGTCCGACATGGACGCGGCCGATCAGGCTGTCGAGGAGAACCGCCAGCGCGAAAACGAGATGCGCCAGGAGCTCTCCAGTCTCAAGGCTGAGCTGCGCGCCGTCGAGAGCTCGATCAACGAGAACCAGCACGCCCTCAACCGCCAGCAGAAGCAGCTGGAGGAGTTGGAGGCAAACCGCGAGGACGCCGAAAAGCGCCTTGAGGAGGGGCGGGCCAGTCTCGACGGGGCAGAGGCCGCCCTCAACGAGCAACGCGAGAAAATTTCAGCCACCGAGAGCGGACTCCAGCATATGCGTACTGAGCGCGATGCTCACCAGGAGGGCCTGGCCGAGGTACGCCTAGAACTGGCGGAGAAGCGCCAGCGTCTGGAGCTGCTGGACCGTGGCCTGACAGAGGCCCGTTCGCAGGCTCGCGAGCTTGAGGAGCGTCTGCTGCGCCGCCGTCAGGAGGCCGACACGCTCCGCAGTCAGGTTGAGGAGTTGGAGACTAACTCGGAGACCCAGCGCGCCCGTGCCACCGAGATCGAGAAGACCCTTTCCGTCACCAGCGAGACTCTCGCGGGTAAGCGCGAAGCCCTCAACACCGTTGAGGCCGCCATCCGCGAGTACGAGAACGAGCTGGGTGGCGAGCGCACCGAGCTGCGCGAAAAGGAAACCGCCCTCAACGGCTGCGAGGTTAAGCTGGCCGAGGAGCGTTCGCAGACCAATTTCCTGGCCGACAAGGTCATGACCGAGTACGAGCGCGACATCCAGTACATCGACTGGAAGAAGGAACTCTGGTCCGCTGACGAGAAGTTCGAGACTCGGATCAAACTCGACGACATTGACGAGGACGAGGGCTTGGTCGCCAAGTCCAAGGGCGAGCGTGGTGAGCCCACCGCCGAGGACTTCGCAGCCATGGACGATACCGACTGGTCGAGCGTGGAGGATGAGATCCGCGACCTGCGCAACCGCATCCACTCGCTGGGCGCGGTTAACCTCGTGGCCATCGAGGAGTACGCCGAGCTCAAGGAGCGCTACGACTTCCTCAACTCCCAGAGCGAGGACCTCTGGAAGTCCAAGGAAGAGCTGCTCAAGGCCATCGACGAGATCAACACGACCTCGCAGCAGATGTTCTCCGAGACCTTCGAGCAGATCCGCAAAAACTTTAAGTTCACCTTCGAGAAACTCTTTGGTGGCGGTCTGGCCGACCTCGCCCTGATCGAGGCCGAGGACATCCTCGACTCCGGGATCGAGATCACCGCCCGCCCTCCCGGTACGAAGCTGAAGACGCTTTCGCTGCTCTCCGGGGGCCAGCGCACCATGACGGCCGTGGGCCTGCTGTTCGCGATCTACATGGTCAAGCCCAGCCCCTTTGCCGTGCTCGACGAGCTGGACGCTCCACTCGACGACGCGAACATCGGGCGCTTCGTCGGCATCCTGAAGCAGTTCACGAAGTACTCGCAGTTCCTCGTGGTCACGCACAGTAAGCGTACCGTCTCTGCCGCTAACTCGATCTACGGCGTCACCATGCAGGAGCGCGGAGTCACCCGCCTGGTCTCCATGCGCTTCAACTCCGAGACCGACGAGGCTATCGAAGTCGAGGAAGCCGGTGCCGGGATCTGA